The Catenuloplanes niger genome includes a window with the following:
- a CDS encoding DUF2784 domain-containing protein: MGYEVLVVVALVLHVSFLAYLAVGGYLAWWWPRTIWLHLVTAAWGVAVVAASLTCPLTTLERWAREGAGQSVPDAGFIDRYLTGVIYPEDHVWTARIVLAIVVVVSWAGFVMRWRRRRAQQRASISGQAATYR; the protein is encoded by the coding sequence GTGGGCTATGAGGTGCTGGTCGTGGTCGCTCTGGTGCTGCACGTCAGCTTCCTGGCGTACCTGGCGGTGGGTGGTTATCTCGCGTGGTGGTGGCCGCGGACGATCTGGTTGCACCTGGTCACAGCCGCGTGGGGGGTGGCCGTGGTGGCCGCGTCGCTGACCTGCCCGCTGACCACCTTGGAACGCTGGGCCCGGGAGGGCGCCGGGCAGTCCGTGCCGGACGCCGGGTTCATCGACCGCTACCTGACCGGAGTGATCTACCCCGAGGATCACGTGTGGACGGCCCGGATCGTGCTGGCGATCGTCGTCGTTGTCTCCTGGGCCGGGTTCGTGATGCGATGGCGTCGTCGGCGGGCGCAGCAGCGGGCCAGTATTTCGGGGCAAGCCGCGACATATCGGTGA
- a CDS encoding FtsK/SpoIIIE family DNA translocase: MAGRTSPAKRRTTPAARTGTSSSRTPAASRARTPAARKPAARRPAPRTRAKRGGVNPLLIAAGGLGALWMFVANGVGWSVRQVGRGAASARDLDPAHRRDGTGLLMLGLAILIAVAVWFESAGPVGAWLADSIRLFFGAVSIAIPLLLFYGALRLMREPSDPEHRGSGLVGWTAVLVASDALLHVAQRPVSDQQLDYAGGLIGYGVGGLLVAAVTPWVAVPLLILLLLFGVLVVTATPINKIPERLGDLFEAFAGGRPAGGRARPELDDGEGADDDEAEEEEPPRPARRRAARRKAAAHVDASADEPADVPPPPPVPDDGFDELLDDMHDTVALPKITKLKKASGKMVAPEHSAAPPTRAEQLAITAIEGDYKLPPPGLLKAGAAAKKASKANDEIIAALEGVFDQFGVDAQVTGFTRGPTVTRYAVELGRGVKVERITQLSRNIAYAVKSPDVRILSPIPGKSAVGVEIPNSDPENVALGDVLRSYNATSNDHPMLAALGKDIEGSFVVANLAKMPHILIAGATGAGKSSCLNSLLVSILTRATPDEVRLLLIDPKRVEMTSYEGIPHLVTPIVTDPKKAATALEWVVGEMDMRYDDLAANGVRHIDDFNRKVRSGEIKAPPGVERELKPYPYLLVIVDELADLMMVAPRDVEDSIVRITQLARAAGIHLVLATQRPSVDVVTGLIKANVPSRLAFATSSLADSRVILDQPGAEKLLGRGDGLFLPMGASKPTRIQGAWITEAEIAAVVKFCRDQREPDFKENVTEAVPDPRKQIDEEVGDDLDLLLQAIELVVTSQFGSTSMLQRKLRVGFAKAGRLMDLMESRGIVGPSEGSKARDVLIKPDELEEALAALRP, translated from the coding sequence ATGGCAGGTCGTACCTCTCCGGCGAAGCGGCGGACCACGCCGGCGGCGCGGACGGGCACATCCTCCTCGCGGACACCGGCGGCGTCCCGCGCCCGCACGCCCGCGGCCCGGAAACCGGCCGCCCGGCGTCCCGCGCCGCGCACCCGGGCGAAGCGCGGTGGCGTCAACCCGCTGCTGATCGCGGCCGGTGGGCTCGGCGCACTGTGGATGTTCGTCGCCAACGGCGTCGGCTGGAGCGTGCGGCAGGTCGGGCGCGGGGCGGCCAGCGCCCGCGACCTGGACCCGGCGCACCGCCGGGACGGCACCGGCCTGTTGATGCTGGGCCTGGCGATCCTGATCGCGGTCGCGGTCTGGTTCGAGTCGGCCGGCCCGGTCGGCGCGTGGCTGGCGGACTCGATCCGGCTGTTCTTCGGCGCGGTCTCGATAGCGATCCCGTTGCTGCTCTTCTACGGCGCGCTCCGGCTGATGCGCGAGCCGTCCGATCCGGAGCACCGGGGCAGCGGCCTGGTCGGCTGGACCGCGGTGCTGGTGGCGAGCGACGCGCTGCTGCACGTGGCCCAGCGCCCGGTCAGCGACCAGCAGCTCGACTACGCCGGCGGCCTGATCGGCTACGGCGTCGGCGGGCTGCTCGTCGCGGCCGTGACGCCGTGGGTGGCCGTACCGCTGCTGATCCTGCTCCTGCTCTTCGGCGTGCTGGTGGTGACGGCCACGCCGATCAACAAGATCCCGGAGCGGCTCGGCGACCTGTTCGAGGCGTTCGCCGGCGGCCGCCCGGCCGGTGGTCGCGCGCGTCCCGAGCTCGACGACGGCGAGGGCGCGGACGACGACGAGGCCGAGGAGGAGGAGCCGCCGCGGCCGGCCCGCCGCCGCGCCGCCCGCCGCAAGGCCGCCGCGCACGTCGACGCGTCGGCCGACGAGCCCGCGGACGTGCCGCCGCCACCGCCGGTCCCGGACGACGGCTTCGACGAACTGCTCGACGACATGCACGACACGGTGGCGCTACCGAAGATCACCAAGCTGAAGAAGGCGTCCGGCAAGATGGTGGCGCCGGAGCACTCGGCCGCGCCGCCGACCCGCGCCGAACAGCTGGCCATCACCGCGATCGAGGGCGACTACAAGCTGCCGCCGCCGGGTCTGCTCAAGGCGGGCGCGGCCGCGAAGAAGGCCAGCAAGGCCAACGACGAGATCATTGCGGCGCTCGAGGGCGTGTTCGACCAGTTCGGGGTGGACGCCCAGGTCACCGGCTTCACCCGGGGCCCGACCGTCACGCGGTACGCGGTGGAGCTCGGCCGCGGCGTGAAGGTCGAGCGGATCACCCAGCTGTCCCGGAACATCGCCTACGCCGTGAAGTCACCGGACGTGCGGATCCTCAGCCCGATCCCGGGGAAGTCCGCGGTCGGCGTGGAGATCCCGAACAGCGACCCGGAGAACGTGGCGCTCGGCGACGTGCTGCGCTCCTACAACGCGACCTCGAACGACCACCCGATGCTGGCCGCGCTGGGCAAGGACATCGAGGGCAGCTTCGTGGTGGCGAACCTGGCGAAGATGCCGCACATCCTGATCGCGGGCGCGACCGGCGCGGGCAAGTCGTCCTGCCTGAACTCGCTGCTGGTGTCGATCCTGACCCGGGCCACGCCGGACGAGGTGCGGCTGCTGCTGATCGACCCGAAGCGCGTGGAGATGACCTCCTACGAGGGCATCCCGCACCTGGTCACGCCGATCGTCACGGATCCGAAGAAGGCGGCCACCGCGCTCGAGTGGGTCGTCGGCGAGATGGACATGCGCTACGACGACCTCGCGGCGAACGGTGTCCGGCACATCGACGACTTCAACCGCAAGGTGCGCAGCGGGGAGATCAAGGCACCGCCCGGCGTGGAGCGGGAGCTCAAGCCGTACCCCTACCTGCTGGTGATCGTGGACGAGCTGGCCGACCTGATGATGGTGGCGCCGCGCGACGTCGAGGACTCGATCGTGCGCATCACCCAGCTCGCCCGCGCGGCCGGCATCCACCTGGTGCTGGCCACCCAGCGGCCGTCGGTGGACGTGGTCACCGGCCTGATCAAGGCGAACGTGCCGTCCCGGCTCGCGTTCGCCACCTCCTCGCTGGCGGACTCCCGGGTCATCCTGGACCAGCCCGGCGCGGAGAAGCTGCTGGGCCGCGGCGACGGCCTGTTCCTGCCGATGGGCGCGTCGAAGCCGACCCGCATCCAGGGCGCGTGGATCACCGAGGCGGAGATCGCCGCGGTGGTGAAGTTCTGCAGGGACCAGCGCGAGCCGGACTTCAAGGAGAACGTCACCGAGGCGGTCCCGGACCCGCGGAAGCAGATCGACGAGGAGGTCGGCGACGACCTCGACCTGCTGCTCCAGGCGATCGAGCTGGTGGTGACCAGCCAGTTCGGCTCCACCTCGATGCTGCAGCGGAAGCTGCGCGTCGGCTTCGCCAAGGCCGGCCGCCTGATGGACCTGATGGAGTCGCGCGGCATCGTTGGCCCGTCCGAGGGCTCCAAGGCCCGCGACGTGCTGATCAAGCCGGACGAGCTGGAAGAGGCCCTGGCCGCGCTGCGCCCCTGA
- a CDS encoding DUF3291 domain-containing protein — translation MTGYHLAHFNAARLRVPLDDPGSAAFVAGLDPINALADRSPGFVWRLAEGPEGDATTVRPTEPDVIVTLSVWESLEALRAFTYQSEHLDYLRRRRDWFVPLGYRASLVLWWIPAGSIPTPEEGVARLRALGANGPTADAFTFRAPFPAPTDAGPAPLRLHA, via the coding sequence ATGACCGGCTATCACCTCGCGCACTTCAACGCCGCCCGACTCCGCGTGCCCCTGGACGATCCCGGCTCCGCCGCGTTCGTCGCCGGCCTGGACCCGATCAACGCGCTGGCGGACCGCTCGCCCGGCTTCGTGTGGCGCCTGGCCGAGGGGCCGGAGGGCGACGCGACCACGGTCCGGCCGACCGAGCCCGACGTGATCGTGACGCTGTCCGTCTGGGAGTCGCTGGAGGCGTTGCGGGCGTTCACGTACCAGAGCGAGCACCTGGACTACCTGCGCCGCCGGCGGGACTGGTTCGTCCCGCTCGGCTACCGCGCGTCGCTGGTCCTCTGGTGGATCCCGGCCGGCAGCATCCCGACGCCGGAGGAGGGCGTGGCCCGGCTGCGCGCGCTCGGCGCGAACGGCCCGACCGCGGACGCGTTCACGTTCCGCGCGCCGTTCCCGGCACCCACCGACGCCGGCCCGGCGCCGCTCCGGCTCCACGCGTGA
- a CDS encoding helix-turn-helix transcriptional regulator: MDDSGLTAVSALTDGVRRAAYREVISAGGAPVGRDEVAAALGVGRTLAAHHLDKLVDAGLLEVTYARRTGRSGPGAGRPAKLYRAAAAEHEVSVPPRAYRTAAELLAEAVERTGADLALFAAARAHGRTAPAPAPSTPPPDAAASAPEATPATSAVPAASPADAAPAASAASAASAAEVLAAHGYLPHEEDGRIELRNCPFHRLAEQFPPLICGMNLAMVEGLLEGGGLDATWDARMDAAPGRCCVTLTKSKNKTD; the protein is encoded by the coding sequence ATGGACGACTCCGGCCTGACCGCCGTCTCCGCGCTGACCGACGGTGTCCGGCGTGCCGCCTACCGCGAAGTGATCTCGGCGGGTGGCGCGCCGGTCGGGCGGGACGAGGTGGCGGCCGCGCTCGGCGTCGGCCGCACGCTCGCGGCGCACCATCTCGACAAACTCGTCGACGCCGGCCTGCTGGAGGTCACCTACGCGCGCCGCACCGGCCGGTCCGGACCGGGCGCCGGGCGGCCGGCCAAGCTCTACCGCGCGGCCGCGGCCGAGCACGAGGTGAGCGTGCCGCCGCGGGCCTACCGGACCGCGGCGGAGCTGCTGGCCGAGGCGGTGGAGCGGACCGGGGCCGACCTCGCGCTGTTCGCCGCGGCCCGCGCGCACGGCCGCACCGCACCCGCACCGGCCCCCTCCACGCCGCCCCCGGACGCGGCGGCGTCGGCACCCGAGGCGACCCCGGCGACTTCCGCAGTTCCAGCGGCTTCGCCGGCCGACGCGGCCCCAGCGGCTTCGGCGGCTTCGGCGGCTTCGGCGGCGGAGGTGCTGGCCGCGCACGGCTACCTGCCGCACGAGGAGGACGGGCGGATCGAGCTGCGCAACTGCCCGTTCCATCGGCTCGCCGAGCAGTTCCCGCCGTTGATCTGCGGGATGAACCTGGCGATGGTCGAAGGGCTGCTGGAGGGCGGCGGCCTGGACGCGACCTGGGACGCGCGGATGGACGCGGCGCCGGGTCGCTGCTGCGTCACGCTCACAAAGTCTAAAAACAAAACTGATTGA
- a CDS encoding DMT family transporter gives MAWLVLVVSGLLETVWAIALEKSDGFSRWLPTTIFGVALVLSMAGLGYALRTIPVGTGYAVWVGIGAVGTALVGMTVLGESASLPRILCLMLVVCGVAGLKFFH, from the coding sequence ATGGCTTGGCTGGTTCTCGTCGTCTCCGGGCTCCTCGAGACGGTCTGGGCGATCGCGCTGGAGAAGAGCGACGGTTTCTCCCGCTGGCTGCCCACCACGATCTTCGGTGTCGCGCTCGTGCTCAGCATGGCCGGTCTCGGCTACGCGCTGCGCACCATCCCGGTCGGCACCGGATATGCGGTCTGGGTCGGGATCGGCGCGGTCGGCACCGCGCTCGTCGGCATGACCGTGCTGGGCGAGTCCGCCTCGCTCCCCCGGATCCTCTGCCTGATGCTGGTCGTCTGCGGCGTCGCCGGGCTCAAGTTCTTCCACTAA
- the rimO gene encoding 30S ribosomal protein S12 methylthiotransferase RimO encodes MVSVTPSSPSRRVAMLTLGCARNEVDSEELAARLDAEGWQVGTDAENADVVLVNTCGFVEKAKQDSIDTLLAAHETGAKVVAAGCMSERYGKELAQSLPEASAVLGFDDYPDISARLNAVLNGEKLDAHTPRDRRELLPITPVARRDTTVVVPGHSVVDAATPAHLRPVLRRRLENGPVASLKLASGCDRKCAFCAIPAFRGAFVSRKPDELLAEAEWLAGTGVRELVLVSENSTSYGKDLGDPRLLEKLLPQLAAITGIVRVRASYLQPAETRPGLVEAIANTPGVAPYFDLSFQHSSEPLLRRMRRFGSTDRFLELLASARKLSPEAGARSNFIVGFPGETRADVDELIRFLSEARLDAVGVFDYSDEDGTEAAGLPGKVRKSTIKKRYDEVVALVDELVNQRAEERIGSTVEVLVDSVEDGEVEGRAHHQAPEVDGSTTLVAGDRGVDIAALRPGDFVRATVTGTEGVDLVAVPTEMISAAAAR; translated from the coding sequence GTGGTGTCTGTAACACCTTCTTCTCCCAGCCGGCGCGTCGCCATGCTCACCCTCGGCTGCGCCCGTAACGAGGTCGACTCCGAGGAGCTGGCCGCCCGTCTCGACGCGGAGGGCTGGCAGGTCGGCACGGACGCGGAGAACGCGGACGTCGTCCTGGTCAACACCTGCGGCTTCGTGGAGAAGGCGAAACAGGACTCGATCGACACCCTGCTCGCCGCGCACGAGACCGGCGCCAAGGTCGTCGCGGCCGGCTGCATGTCGGAGCGGTACGGCAAGGAGCTCGCGCAGAGCCTGCCCGAGGCGTCCGCGGTGCTCGGTTTCGACGACTACCCGGACATCTCCGCCCGGTTGAACGCGGTGCTCAACGGCGAGAAGCTGGACGCGCACACGCCGCGCGACCGCCGCGAGCTGCTGCCGATCACGCCGGTGGCGCGGCGGGACACCACGGTGGTGGTGCCGGGCCACTCGGTGGTCGACGCGGCCACGCCCGCGCACCTGCGCCCGGTGCTGCGCCGCCGGCTGGAGAACGGCCCGGTCGCGTCGCTGAAGCTGGCCAGCGGCTGCGACCGCAAGTGCGCGTTCTGCGCGATCCCGGCGTTCCGTGGCGCGTTCGTCTCCCGCAAGCCGGACGAGCTGCTGGCCGAGGCGGAGTGGCTGGCCGGCACCGGCGTCCGCGAGCTGGTCCTGGTCAGCGAGAACTCGACGTCGTACGGCAAGGACCTGGGCGACCCGCGCCTGCTGGAGAAGCTGCTGCCGCAGCTGGCCGCGATCACCGGCATCGTCCGGGTCCGGGCCAGCTACCTGCAGCCGGCGGAGACCCGGCCCGGCCTGGTCGAGGCGATCGCGAACACGCCGGGCGTGGCGCCCTACTTCGACCTGTCGTTCCAGCACTCCAGCGAGCCGCTGCTGCGCCGCATGCGCCGGTTCGGCTCCACCGACCGCTTCCTGGAGCTGCTCGCGTCCGCGCGGAAGCTGTCGCCGGAGGCGGGCGCGCGCAGCAACTTCATCGTCGGTTTCCCCGGCGAGACCCGGGCGGACGTGGACGAGCTGATCCGGTTCCTGTCCGAGGCCCGGCTCGACGCGGTCGGCGTGTTCGACTACAGCGACGAGGACGGCACCGAGGCCGCCGGCCTGCCCGGCAAGGTCCGGAAGAGCACGATCAAGAAGCGGTACGACGAGGTCGTGGCGCTCGTCGACGAGCTGGTCAACCAGCGCGCCGAGGAGCGGATCGGCAGCACGGTGGAGGTCCTGGTCGACTCGGTCGAGGACGGCGAGGTGGAGGGCCGCGCCCACCACCAGGCGCCCGAGGTCGACGGCTCGACGACGCTGGTGGCCGGCGATCGCGGGGTGGACATCGCGGCGCTGCGGCCCGGTGACTTCGTGCGCGCGACCGTGACCGGCACCGAGGGCGTGGACCTGGTGGCCGTGCCGACCGAGATGATCTCAGCGGCGGCCGCCCGGTGA
- the pgsA gene encoding CDP-diacylglycerol--glycerol-3-phosphate 3-phosphatidyltransferase translates to MTPSGDPTQAATDTPEAPIHNPANILTLLRLVLVPVFVVLVVWSGFDESFLQVLAAVVFLFASLTDFVDGWVARRFGFVTRLGKVADPIADKALTGAALVLFSLYDLLPWWATVVILVREWGITLLRLWVIRYGVIAASRGGKAKTALQTLAIALYLCPLPSWLDTIAAWVMWAAVAVTVITGVDYVRQAVRLRLSARRPVRPRGVVREGDLGA, encoded by the coding sequence GTGACGCCGTCGGGTGACCCGACGCAAGCCGCCACGGACACCCCCGAGGCGCCGATCCACAACCCGGCCAACATCCTGACCCTGCTCCGGCTCGTCCTGGTGCCGGTCTTCGTGGTGCTGGTGGTCTGGTCCGGGTTCGACGAGTCGTTCCTCCAGGTCCTCGCGGCCGTGGTGTTCCTGTTCGCCTCGCTGACCGACTTCGTCGACGGCTGGGTGGCGCGGCGGTTCGGTTTCGTCACCCGGCTCGGCAAGGTCGCCGACCCGATCGCGGACAAGGCGCTGACCGGCGCGGCCCTGGTGCTGTTCTCGCTCTACGACCTGCTGCCCTGGTGGGCCACCGTGGTGATACTCGTCCGCGAGTGGGGCATCACGCTGCTGCGGCTGTGGGTGATCCGGTACGGCGTGATCGCGGCCAGCCGCGGCGGCAAGGCGAAGACCGCGCTGCAGACGCTGGCGATCGCGCTGTATCTCTGCCCGCTACCGTCCTGGCTGGATACGATCGCGGCGTGGGTCATGTGGGCGGCCGTCGCGGTCACCGTGATCACCGGGGTCGACTACGTGCGTCAGGCGGTCCGGCTGCGGCTCTCCGCCCGCCGTCCGGTCCGGCCGCGCGGCGTCGTCCGGGAGGGAGATCTGGGTGCCTGA
- a CDS encoding CinA family protein produces the protein MPEGSSVAATVVAALTKAGQTVASAESLTGGLVASTLVDVPGASSAFRGGVVVYATELKATLAGVSAPLLAERGPVDPDVAAALAEGVRERCGADWGLATTGVAGPEPQDGKPVGLVYVAVAGPGGTEVRRLDLSGGRVVIRVTTVTEVLRLLADRLRVSVLPAATA, from the coding sequence GTGCCTGAGGGTTCGTCCGTCGCCGCGACCGTGGTCGCGGCGCTGACCAAGGCCGGTCAGACCGTCGCGTCGGCCGAGTCGCTCACCGGCGGGCTGGTCGCGTCCACGCTGGTGGACGTGCCCGGTGCGAGTTCCGCGTTCCGGGGCGGAGTGGTGGTCTACGCGACCGAGCTGAAGGCGACGCTGGCCGGCGTGTCCGCGCCGCTGCTGGCCGAGCGCGGCCCGGTCGACCCGGACGTGGCGGCCGCGCTCGCCGAGGGCGTGCGGGAGCGGTGCGGCGCGGACTGGGGGCTGGCCACCACCGGTGTCGCCGGGCCGGAGCCGCAGGACGGCAAGCCGGTCGGGTTGGTCTACGTGGCGGTCGCCGGTCCGGGCGGCACCGAGGTGCGGCGGCTCGACCTGAGCGGCGGCCGGGTGGTGATCCGGGTGACGACCGTCACCGAGGTGTTGCGGCTGCTCGCCGACCGGCTGCGGGTGAGCGTGCTCCCGGCCGCCACCGCATAG
- a CDS encoding helix-turn-helix domain-containing protein, whose protein sequence is MVLLRRVIGDALRARRQGQHRTLREVSTAANMSLGYLSEIERGQKEASSELLAAICDALGAQLSEVLREVADTMALAEQMQGVLVPVQDDAKSPAEEHSIRKVHAEGDVSVSVRQDTPLKATLRATRTPRPGDRGRDVIYAA, encoded by the coding sequence ATGGTCCTGCTACGCCGGGTGATCGGTGATGCACTTCGTGCGCGCCGTCAGGGACAGCACCGGACCCTGCGCGAGGTGTCGACCGCGGCCAACATGAGCCTGGGATACCTCTCCGAGATCGAGCGAGGGCAGAAAGAGGCGTCCAGCGAGCTGCTGGCCGCGATCTGTGACGCACTCGGCGCCCAGCTCTCCGAGGTGCTGCGCGAGGTCGCCGACACGATGGCACTCGCCGAGCAGATGCAGGGTGTGCTGGTGCCGGTGCAGGACGACGCGAAGTCCCCGGCCGAGGAGCACTCGATCCGCAAGGTGCACGCCGAGGGCGACGTCTCCGTCTCGGTCCGGCAGGACACGCCGCTCAAGGCGACGCTCCGCGCGACGCGCACGCCCCGTCCGGGCGACCGCGGCCGCGACGTGATCTACGCTGCCTGA
- a CDS encoding PspA/IM30 family protein, with protein sequence MANPFVKGWRYFLALFGAKIDEYADPKVQIQQAIEEAQRQHQRLVQQAAAVIGNQRQLEMKLSRQMSEVERLQGMARQALVLADRKRAEGDEAEAQKYEQTAQTLATELVSAEQTMESTKTLHDQSLAAAGQARQAVENNAMILRQKLAEQTKLLSQLEQAKMQESVAKSLESMSSLQAPGNTPSLDEVREKIEKRYATAMGRAELASNSVEGRMLEVQKSTLDLAGESRLDQIRASMAGNQLGGASGQTATPPAAAAPTENQAHVARLDEIRASMARDKKTGDASAAG encoded by the coding sequence ATGGCGAACCCGTTCGTCAAGGGCTGGCGATACTTTCTGGCGCTGTTCGGCGCCAAGATCGATGAATATGCCGATCCCAAGGTGCAGATCCAGCAGGCGATCGAGGAGGCCCAGCGCCAGCACCAGCGGCTGGTCCAGCAGGCCGCCGCCGTGATCGGCAACCAGCGTCAGCTGGAGATGAAGCTTTCCCGGCAGATGTCCGAGGTCGAGCGCCTCCAGGGGATGGCCCGGCAGGCGCTCGTGCTGGCCGACCGCAAGCGCGCCGAGGGCGACGAGGCGGAGGCGCAGAAGTACGAGCAGACCGCGCAGACGCTCGCCACCGAGCTGGTCTCCGCCGAGCAGACCATGGAGAGCACCAAGACGCTCCACGACCAGTCGCTGGCCGCGGCCGGTCAGGCCCGCCAGGCGGTGGAGAACAACGCCATGATCCTCCGGCAGAAGCTCGCCGAGCAGACCAAGCTGCTCAGCCAGCTGGAGCAGGCGAAGATGCAGGAGTCCGTGGCGAAGTCGCTGGAGTCCATGTCGTCGCTGCAGGCGCCGGGCAACACGCCCTCGCTGGACGAGGTCCGCGAGAAGATCGAGAAGCGGTACGCGACCGCGATGGGCCGCGCCGAGCTCGCGTCCAACTCGGTCGAGGGCCGCATGCTCGAGGTGCAGAAGTCGACGCTGGACCTGGCCGGCGAGTCCCGGCTCGACCAGATCCGCGCCAGCATGGCCGGCAACCAGCTGGGTGGCGCGTCCGGCCAGACCGCGACGCCGCCCGCGGCGGCCGCGCCGACCGAGAACCAGGCGCACGTGGCCCGGCTGGACGAGATCCGCGCCAGCATGGCCCGGGACAAGAAGACCGGCGACGCGAGCGCCGCGGGCTGA
- the pspM gene encoding phage shock envelope stress response protein PspM gives MAADERSRYLRQSRKLRGAARRWSVLGGTLTGAAAILTPYAGLGLPDAAWAAAAGGSAVLAAWRWADLRRHDAEPLPPAPTPAAIASARQARLTAMVEQFPVGRTALQELRRQRARAELKGSAAVDPWLRLDRAAGTLAGLAPRLTGHGAAVLPEAASAEASLRDLAHRLAGVERALRFAPADGRTGLQEAHHTLLVQLTEGVTAYETLVAAAAGYVAEDARAGAHLGDAGTASRLTEAADLLRGVTDALTELRPPGPAPAGSGGTSR, from the coding sequence ATGGCGGCGGACGAGCGGTCTCGGTACCTGCGGCAGTCGCGCAAACTGCGCGGTGCCGCTCGCCGGTGGAGCGTGCTCGGTGGCACGCTCACCGGCGCGGCGGCGATCCTCACGCCGTACGCGGGTCTCGGCCTGCCGGACGCCGCCTGGGCCGCGGCGGCCGGTGGCTCGGCCGTGCTCGCCGCCTGGCGGTGGGCGGACCTCCGCCGGCACGACGCCGAGCCGCTCCCGCCCGCGCCCACCCCGGCCGCGATCGCGTCGGCGCGGCAGGCCCGGCTCACCGCGATGGTCGAGCAGTTCCCGGTCGGCCGCACCGCGCTGCAGGAGCTCCGCCGGCAGCGGGCCCGTGCGGAGCTGAAGGGCTCGGCCGCGGTCGACCCGTGGTTGCGCCTGGACCGCGCGGCGGGCACGCTCGCCGGTCTCGCGCCGCGGCTGACCGGCCACGGCGCCGCGGTGCTGCCCGAGGCCGCGTCCGCGGAGGCGTCGCTGCGGGACCTCGCGCACCGGCTGGCCGGGGTGGAGCGCGCGCTGCGCTTCGCGCCGGCGGACGGCCGCACGGGTCTGCAGGAGGCGCACCACACGCTGCTGGTCCAGCTGACCGAGGGCGTCACCGCCTACGAGACGCTGGTCGCGGCCGCGGCCGGTTACGTCGCGGAGGACGCGCGGGCCGGTGCCCACCTCGGCGACGCCGGCACCGCGAGCCGGCTGACCGAGGCCGCCGACCTGCTGCGCGGCGTCACCGACGCGCTGACCGAGCTGCGTCCGCCGGGCCCGGCCCCGGCTGGCAGCGGGGGCACCAGTAGGTGA
- a CDS encoding DNA-formamidopyrimidine glycosylase family protein: MPEGDTVWNTARVLNRALAGRRLTASDFRVPALATESLAGWTVTESAARGKHLLLRMREAADGRALTLHSHLRMDGAWRVYATGERWAGRPAHLIRVVLRTAESVAVGYHLHELTLIPTDQEDDLVGHLGPDLLGPGWDPAEAVRRIEAAPDREIGEALLDQRNLAGIGNLYKCELLFLRGVDPWTPVRDVPDLPGMADLAHRLLASNRGRWLQTTTGSLRKNEANYVYGRRAQPCRRCGTAIAKHAPDGETAAERITYWCPRCQPGPGPADAARSARR; this comes from the coding sequence ATGCCCGAAGGCGACACCGTGTGGAACACCGCCCGCGTGCTCAACCGCGCTCTCGCGGGCCGCCGGCTCACCGCCTCGGACTTCCGGGTCCCCGCGCTCGCCACCGAGTCGCTGGCCGGCTGGACCGTGACCGAGTCCGCCGCCCGCGGCAAACACCTGCTGCTGCGCATGCGGGAGGCGGCGGACGGCCGCGCGCTGACGCTCCACTCGCACCTGCGGATGGACGGCGCCTGGCGGGTCTACGCGACCGGCGAGCGCTGGGCCGGCCGGCCCGCGCACCTGATCCGGGTGGTGCTGCGCACCGCGGAGAGCGTCGCGGTCGGCTACCACCTGCACGAGCTGACGCTGATCCCGACCGATCAGGAGGACGACCTGGTCGGTCACCTCGGCCCGGACCTGCTCGGGCCCGGCTGGGACCCGGCCGAGGCGGTCCGCCGGATCGAGGCGGCACCGGACCGGGAGATCGGCGAGGCGCTGCTCGATCAGCGCAACCTGGCCGGGATCGGCAACCTCTACAAGTGCGAGCTGCTGTTCCTGCGCGGCGTGGACCCGTGGACGCCGGTGCGGGACGTGCCGGATCTGCCCGGCATGGCCGACCTGGCGCATCGCCTGCTCGCGTCGAACCGGGGCCGGTGGCTGCAGACCACCACCGGTTCGCTGCGCAAGAACGAGGCCAACTACGTCTACGGCCGGCGCGCCCAGCCGTGCCGCCGGTGCGGCACCGCGATCGCGAAGCACGCGCCGGACGGCGAGACCGCGGCGGAACGCATCACCTACTGGTGCCCCCGCTGCCAGCCGGGGCCGGGCCCGGCGGACGCAGCTCGGTCAGCGCGTCGGTGA